A single region of the Mycobacterium avium subsp. avium genome encodes:
- a CDS encoding MFS transporter, with protein sequence MSAGAQTNTITTHVPARLDRLPWSRFHWRVVIGLGGVWVLDGLEVTMVGNVSARLMEPGSGIALNPAQIGMAAAIYIAGACSGALFFGHLTDRFGRRNLFILTLALYLIATVATAFAFAPWYFFLTRFFTGAGIGGEYAAINSAIDELIPTRVRGRVDLVINGTYWLGSAAGAGGALILLDTSNFAADLGWRLAFGIGAILGIFVLLVRRNVPESPRWLFIHGREEEAEHIVGEIEEAVQQQTGRPLPEPQGKALRIRQRTAISFREIAAVAFKLYPRRAVLGLALFIGQAFLYNGVTFNLGTLLSQFYAVPSGMVPVFFVLWALSNFAGPLLLGHLFDTVGRKQMITLTYIGSAVVVVALALVFLTQAGGVWAFIGVLIVAFFLASAGASAAYLTVSEIFPMETRALAIAFFYAMGTAIGGITGPLLFGQLIDSGQRDHVVWSFLIGAVVMAAAGLVELWLGIAAEQRPLEDLALPLTVDDAEDTEPQGDSAPVD encoded by the coding sequence ATGAGCGCCGGCGCGCAGACCAACACCATCACCACACACGTGCCGGCGCGGCTGGACCGGCTGCCGTGGTCGCGGTTCCACTGGCGGGTGGTGATCGGCCTGGGCGGGGTGTGGGTGCTCGACGGGCTCGAGGTCACCATGGTGGGCAACGTCTCGGCGCGGCTGATGGAGCCGGGCAGCGGCATCGCGCTCAACCCGGCACAGATCGGCATGGCGGCCGCGATCTACATCGCCGGAGCATGTTCCGGTGCGCTGTTCTTCGGTCACCTGACCGACCGGTTCGGGCGGCGGAACCTGTTCATCCTCACCCTGGCCCTCTACCTGATCGCCACCGTGGCGACCGCGTTCGCGTTCGCCCCCTGGTATTTCTTCCTGACCCGGTTCTTCACCGGCGCCGGCATCGGCGGTGAATACGCCGCCATCAACTCGGCCATCGACGAGCTGATCCCGACGCGGGTGCGCGGCCGCGTCGACCTGGTGATCAACGGAACCTATTGGCTGGGTTCGGCGGCCGGCGCCGGCGGCGCCCTGATCCTGCTGGACACCTCGAACTTCGCGGCCGACCTCGGCTGGCGCCTGGCCTTCGGCATCGGCGCCATCCTCGGCATCTTCGTGCTGCTGGTCCGACGCAACGTCCCGGAAAGCCCGCGCTGGCTGTTCATCCACGGCCGCGAGGAGGAAGCCGAGCACATCGTCGGCGAGATCGAGGAGGCGGTCCAGCAGCAGACCGGCCGGCCCCTGCCCGAGCCGCAGGGCAAGGCGCTGCGCATCCGTCAGCGCACCGCGATCTCGTTCCGGGAGATCGCCGCGGTGGCCTTCAAGCTCTACCCGCGGCGCGCGGTGCTCGGCCTGGCGTTGTTCATCGGGCAGGCGTTCCTCTACAACGGCGTCACGTTCAACCTCGGCACCCTGCTCAGCCAGTTCTATGCGGTGCCCTCCGGCATGGTGCCGGTGTTCTTCGTGCTGTGGGCGTTGAGCAACTTCGCCGGGCCGCTGCTGCTGGGGCACCTGTTCGACACGGTGGGCCGCAAACAGATGATCACGCTGACCTACATCGGTTCCGCCGTCGTCGTGGTGGCGCTGGCGCTGGTGTTCCTCACCCAGGCCGGCGGGGTGTGGGCCTTCATCGGCGTGCTGATCGTGGCGTTCTTCCTGGCGTCGGCGGGCGCGAGCGCGGCGTACCTGACGGTCAGCGAGATCTTCCCGATGGAGACCCGGGCGCTGGCTATCGCGTTCTTCTACGCGATGGGCACGGCGATCGGCGGCATCACCGGCCCGCTGCTGTTCGGTCAGCTGATCGACTCGGGCCAGCGCGACCATGTGGTGTGGTCGTTCTTGATCGGGGCGGTGGTGATGGCGGCAGCCGGGCTGGTCGAGCTGTGGCTCGGCATCGCCGCCGAACAACGCCCGCTGGAGGACCTGGCCCTGCCGTTGACGGTGGACGACGCCGAAGACACTGAGCCCCAAGGGGATTCAGCGCCCGTCGACTGA
- the ngg gene encoding N-acetylglutaminylglutamine synthetase, translating to MTMTDPAEDHPSEAITLGLHDASPPEMVDAMAKDVELELGWGRLIFGQTFANSQELVEALRREGPGRRDICIYARESHVVVAEAPTELFIDPSHTYRLRFTGKEKSLAPTPLGVTVRTLNDPIDADAMNRVYVRCGMVPAGVDVIWENHQHVPAVKYLLAVRDEDGAVVGTVTGVDHELLFNDPEHGSSLWTLAVDPAAGLPGVGGALTRALAEHFRSAGRAYMDLSVAHDNAAAISLYEKLGFRRVPVLAIKRKNAINEPLFSPPPETVDDLNPYARIIADEALRRGIWVEVLDAETGEMRLTHGGRSVITRESLSEYTSAVAMCRCDDKRLTRRLVSEAGITVPRARLATFDEGDFAFLKEVGEVVVKPTRGEQGKGITVGVTAENGPDDLSAALARARAQYPDVLIEQRVPGDDLRLVVIDGRVVAAALRLPPEVIGTGEHSVRDLIAAESRRRSAATGGESRIPLDELTEATVAEAGWKLDDVLPQGTRLRVRRTANLHQGGTIHDVTAQVNSELCRVAVTAAEAIGIPVTGIDLLVPDVTGADYAFIEANERPGLANHEPQPTAAAFIDFLFPGHPGQPQAWTPEESRFARG from the coding sequence ATGACCATGACCGATCCGGCAGAGGATCACCCCTCCGAGGCGATCACCCTCGGGCTGCACGACGCGTCGCCGCCCGAGATGGTGGACGCGATGGCCAAGGACGTCGAGCTCGAATTGGGTTGGGGCCGACTGATTTTCGGGCAAACCTTCGCCAATTCCCAAGAGCTGGTCGAGGCGCTGCGGCGGGAAGGGCCCGGCCGGCGCGACATCTGCATCTACGCCCGCGAATCCCATGTCGTGGTCGCCGAGGCGCCCACCGAGCTCTTCATCGACCCCAGCCACACCTACCGGCTGCGGTTCACCGGTAAGGAGAAGAGCCTGGCGCCCACACCGCTGGGCGTCACGGTCCGCACGCTCAACGACCCGATCGACGCCGACGCGATGAACCGGGTGTACGTGCGCTGCGGCATGGTCCCGGCCGGGGTGGACGTGATCTGGGAGAACCATCAGCACGTGCCCGCGGTGAAATACCTGCTCGCGGTGCGCGACGAGGACGGCGCCGTGGTCGGCACCGTCACCGGCGTCGACCACGAGTTGCTGTTCAACGACCCCGAGCACGGGTCGAGCCTGTGGACGCTGGCCGTCGACCCGGCCGCCGGGCTGCCCGGGGTGGGCGGCGCCCTGACCCGGGCGCTGGCCGAGCACTTCCGCAGCGCCGGCCGCGCCTACATGGATCTGTCGGTGGCGCACGACAATGCCGCCGCCATCAGCCTGTACGAGAAGCTGGGCTTCCGCCGCGTGCCGGTGCTGGCCATCAAGCGCAAGAACGCGATCAACGAGCCGCTGTTCAGCCCGCCGCCGGAGACGGTCGACGACCTCAATCCCTACGCCCGGATCATCGCCGACGAGGCGCTGCGCCGCGGGATCTGGGTCGAGGTGCTCGACGCCGAGACCGGCGAGATGCGGCTAACCCACGGCGGCCGCAGCGTCATCACCCGGGAATCGCTGTCCGAGTACACCTCGGCGGTGGCCATGTGCCGGTGCGACGACAAGCGGTTGACCCGCCGCCTGGTCTCCGAGGCGGGCATCACCGTGCCGCGCGCCCGGCTGGCCACCTTCGACGAGGGCGACTTCGCGTTCCTCAAGGAGGTCGGCGAGGTCGTCGTCAAACCCACCCGCGGCGAGCAGGGCAAGGGCATCACGGTCGGGGTCACCGCCGAGAACGGGCCCGACGACCTGTCCGCCGCCCTGGCCCGGGCCCGGGCGCAATACCCGGACGTGCTGATCGAGCAGCGGGTGCCCGGCGACGACCTTCGGCTGGTGGTGATCGACGGCCGTGTCGTCGCCGCCGCGCTGCGGCTGCCGCCGGAGGTCATCGGCACCGGCGAGCACAGCGTGCGGGACCTGATCGCCGCCGAGAGCCGGCGCCGCTCGGCGGCCACCGGCGGCGAATCGCGCATCCCGCTCGACGAACTCACCGAGGCCACCGTCGCCGAAGCCGGCTGGAAGCTCGACGACGTGCTGCCCCAGGGCACCCGGCTGCGGGTGCGCCGGACCGCCAACCTGCATCAGGGCGGCACCATCCACGACGTCACCGCGCAGGTCAACAGCGAACTGTGCCGGGTCGCGGTGACCGCGGCCGAAGCGATCGGCATCCCGGTGACCGGCATCGACCTGCTGGTGCCGGACGTGACCGGCGCCGACTACGCCTTCATCGAAGCCAACGAGCGGCCCGGGCTGGCCAACCACGAACCGCAGCCCACCGCCGCGGCCTTCATCGACTTCCTGTTCCCCGGTCACCCCGGCCAGCCGCAGGCCTGGACTCCCGAGGAATCCCGCTTTGCCCGGGGCTGA
- a CDS encoding N-acetylglutaminylglutamine amidotransferase produces the protein MCGVTGEVRLDGRAPDVAAVSAMAAVLTPRGPDAGGAWSQGRVALGHRRLKIIDLTEAGAQPMVDSELGLSIAWNGCIYNYKELRSELSGYGYRFFSHSDTEVLIKAYHRWGDDFVSHLFGMFAFAIVERDSGRVLLGRDRLGIKPLYLTEDSHRVRFASTLPALLAGGGVDTRIDPVALHHYMSFHSVVPAPATILRGVRKVPPASLVAIEPDGKRTVTTYWAPDFTRHADRADWSERDWEDAVLSTLRLAVKRRLVADVPVGCLLSGGVDSSLIVGLLAEAGQHGLSTFSIGFESAGGVKGDEFQYSDIVAQRFETNHHQIRIDSARMLPALDGAIGAMSEPMVSHDCVAFYLLSQEVARHVKVVQSGQGADEVFAGYHWYPPMGDPAAATLDGAVAQYRRAFFDRDTAGVAQLVGPGILAPGDPSLRFVTEHFAQAGAETGIDRALRLDTTVMLIDDPVKRVDNMTMAWGLEGRVPFLDHELVELAATCPPEYKIAHEGKGVLKQAARRVIPSEVIDRPKGYFPVPALTHLEGPYLDMVRDALYAPTAKERGLFNTDAVDALLANPNGKLTPLRGNELWQIALLELWLQRHGVTGPVA, from the coding sequence GTGTGCGGAGTCACCGGGGAGGTACGACTCGACGGGCGGGCGCCCGATGTAGCCGCGGTCTCGGCGATGGCCGCCGTGCTGACACCACGCGGCCCCGACGCCGGCGGCGCCTGGTCGCAGGGCCGCGTCGCGCTGGGGCATCGTCGCCTCAAGATCATCGACCTGACCGAAGCCGGCGCCCAGCCGATGGTCGACTCCGAGCTGGGCCTGTCCATCGCTTGGAACGGCTGCATCTACAACTACAAGGAACTGCGCAGCGAGCTGTCCGGCTACGGCTACCGGTTCTTCTCGCACAGCGACACCGAGGTCCTGATCAAGGCCTACCACCGGTGGGGCGACGACTTCGTCAGCCATCTGTTCGGCATGTTCGCCTTCGCCATCGTCGAACGCGACAGCGGTCGGGTGCTGCTCGGCCGCGACCGCCTCGGCATCAAACCCCTCTACCTGACCGAGGACAGTCACCGGGTCCGGTTCGCCTCGACGCTGCCCGCGCTGCTGGCCGGCGGCGGCGTGGACACCCGCATCGACCCGGTCGCCCTGCACCACTACATGAGCTTCCACTCGGTGGTGCCCGCCCCGGCCACCATCCTGCGCGGGGTCCGCAAGGTGCCGCCCGCCTCGCTGGTCGCCATCGAACCCGACGGCAAACGCACCGTCACCACCTACTGGGCGCCCGATTTCACCCGGCACGCCGACCGCGCCGACTGGTCCGAACGCGACTGGGAGGACGCCGTGCTGTCCACCCTGCGACTGGCCGTCAAGCGCCGGCTGGTGGCCGACGTCCCGGTGGGCTGCCTGCTGTCCGGTGGTGTCGACTCCAGCCTGATCGTGGGTCTGCTCGCCGAAGCCGGCCAGCACGGGCTGTCCACCTTCTCCATCGGCTTCGAGTCGGCGGGCGGGGTGAAGGGCGACGAGTTCCAGTACTCCGACATCGTGGCCCAGCGCTTCGAGACCAACCACCACCAGATCCGCATCGACTCCGCCCGGATGCTGCCCGCGCTGGACGGCGCCATCGGCGCGATGAGCGAACCGATGGTCAGCCACGACTGCGTCGCCTTCTACCTGCTCAGCCAGGAAGTGGCCCGGCACGTCAAGGTGGTGCAGTCCGGGCAGGGCGCCGACGAGGTGTTCGCCGGCTACCACTGGTACCCGCCGATGGGCGATCCGGCCGCCGCCACCCTGGACGGGGCCGTCGCCCAGTACCGGCGGGCCTTCTTCGACCGAGACACCGCCGGCGTCGCGCAGCTGGTCGGACCCGGCATCCTCGCCCCGGGCGACCCCAGCCTGCGGTTCGTCACCGAACACTTCGCCCAGGCCGGCGCCGAGACCGGCATCGACCGCGCGTTGCGGCTCGACACCACGGTGATGCTGATCGACGACCCGGTGAAGCGGGTCGACAACATGACGATGGCCTGGGGGCTGGAGGGCCGGGTGCCCTTCCTCGACCACGAGCTGGTCGAGCTGGCCGCCACCTGCCCGCCGGAGTACAAGATCGCCCACGAAGGCAAGGGTGTGCTCAAACAGGCTGCGCGACGGGTCATTCCGTCCGAGGTGATCGACCGGCCCAAGGGCTACTTCCCGGTCCCGGCGCTGACCCACCTGGAAGGCCCCTACCTGGACATGGTCCGTGACGCGCTGTACGCGCCGACCGCCAAGGAACGCGGTCTGTTCAACACCGACGCGGTCGACGCGCTGCTGGCCAACCCCAACGGCAAGCTGACCCCGCTGCGCGGCAACGAGCTGTGGCAGATCGCCCTGCTCGAGCTGTGGCTGCAGCGGCACGGTGTGACGGGCCCGGTTGCATGA